The following proteins come from a genomic window of Trifolium pratense cultivar HEN17-A07 linkage group LG4, ARS_RC_1.1, whole genome shotgun sequence:
- the LOC123882312 gene encoding GDSL esterase/lipase At2g42990-like, which translates to MRLICIFIALLILITQISMVACKTRNHVPAVIVFGDSTVDSGNNNKIATLLKSNFKPYGRDFEGGRPTGRFCNGRVPTDFIAEAFGVKKNIPAYFDPAYTIDDFVTGVCFASAGTGYDNATSDVLNVIPLWKEVEYFKEYQEKLRIHVGKEKANYIISEALYVISLGTNDFLENYYIFPTRRLHFTESQYQDFLVDIAENFVRKIYSLGARKLSIAGLVPIGCVPLERTINILGDHDCNEKYNNVALGFNAKLENMISKVNKELPQLKALSLNAYDIANDIFTRPSYYGFEVVEKACCSTGTIELSYLCSDKSPLTCKDANKYVFWDAFHPTEKTNRIVSNYLIPKLFAAYR; encoded by the exons ATGAGGCTTATATGCATATTCATAGCATTGCTAATATTGATAACACAAATTAGCATGGTGGCTTGCAAGACTAGAAATCATGTACCAGCAGTAATTGTGTTTGGTGACTCAACTGTTGATTCTGGTAACAACAACAAGATAGCAACACTTCTCAAGAGCAACTTTAAACCTTATGGCCGTGATTTCGAAGGTGGCCGCCCTACCGGACGGTTTTGTAACGGTCGTGTTCCAACGGACTTCATTGCTGAGGCTTTTGGTGTTAAGAAAAATATACCGGCATATTTCGATCCTGCTTATACCATTGATGATTTTGTTACTGGTGTTTGCTTTGCTTCGGCTGGAACTGGATATGATAATGCAACTTCTGATGTGCTA AATGTGATACCACTATGGAAGGAGGTAGAGTACTTCAAGGAGTATCAAGAAAAATTGAGAATCCATGTTGGTAAAGAGAAGGCAAATTATATAATAAGTGAAGCATTATACGTAATAAGCTTAGGAACCAATGATTTCCTAgaaaattactatattttccCAACAAGACGACTTCATTTCACTGAATCACAATATCAAGATTTTCTAGTGGATATTGCTGAGAATTTTGTTAGGAAAATATATTCACTTGGTGCTAGGAAATTATCCATAGCTGGTCTTGTTCCTATTGGGTGTGTCCCATTAGAGAGGACTATAAATATTTTAGGTGACCATGATTGCAATGAAAAATACAACAACGTGGCTTTAGGATTTAATGCCAAATTGGAGAATATGATATCAAAGGTAAATAAGGAGCTCCCACAATTGAAGGCCTTGTCGTTAAATGCTTATGATATTGCCAATGATATCTTTACAAGACCTTCCTACTATG GATTTGAGGTGGTAGAGAAGGCATGTTGTTCAACTGGAACAATTGAGTTAAGCTACTTATGCAGTGATAAGAGTCCACTTACATGCAAAGATGCAAACAAATATGTGTTTTGGGATGCTTTTCATCCTACTGAGAAGACAAACCGCATAGTTTCAAATTATTTAATCCCTAAACTTTTTGCAGCTTATAGATGA
- the LOC123919439 gene encoding GDSL esterase/lipase At2g42990-like: protein MKLICIFIALLILITQISMVVCKTRNHVPAVIVFGDSSVDSGNNNKIATLLKSNFKPYGRDFEGGRPTGRFCNGRVPSDFIAEAFGIKKNIPAYLDPAYTIDDFVTGVCFASAGTGYDNATSDVLNVIPLWKEVEYFKEYQEKLRVHVGKEKANYIISEALYLISLGTNDFLENYYIFPTRQFHFTESQYQDFLVDIAENFVKKIYSLGARKLSITGLIPMGCLPLERAINIFGDHDCNEKYNNVAKQFNVKLENMISKISKELPQLKALSANPYHIFNDIITRPSFYGFEEAEKACCSTGTFEMSYLCSDKNPLTCKDANKYVFWDAFHPSEKTNRIASNHLIPKLLATFR, encoded by the exons ATGAAGCTTATATGCATATTCATAGCATTGTTAATATTGATAACACAAATTAGCATGGTGGTTTGCAAGACTAGAAATCATGTACCAGCAGTAATTGTCTTTGGTGATTCTTCTGTTGATTCTGGAAACAATAATAAGATTGCAACACTTCTCAAGAGCAACTTTAAACCATACGGCCGCGACTTCGAAGGTGGCCGCCCCACCGGACGATTTTGTAATGGCCGTGTTCCCTCGGACTTCATCGCCGAGGCTTTTggtattaagaaaaatataccAGCTTATTTGGATCCTGCTTATACCATTGATGATTTTGTCACCGGTGTTTGCTTTGCTTCTGCTGGAACTGGATATGATAATGCAACTTCTGATGTATTa AATGTGATACCATTATGGAAGGAGGTAGAGTACTTCAAGGAGTATCAAGAAAAATTGAGAGTTCATGTTGGTAAAGAGAAGGCAAATTATATAATAAGTGAAGCATTATATCTAATAAGTTTAGGAACCAATGATTTCTTAGAAAACTATTATATTTTCCCAACAAGACAATTTCATTTCACCGAATCACAATATCAAGATTTTCTAGTGGATATTGCAGAGAATTTTGTTAAGAAAATATATTCACTTGGTGCTAGGAAATTATCCATAACTGGCCTTATTCCTATGGGGTGTCTCCCATTAGAGAGGgcaataaatatttttggtgaCCATGATTGCAATGAAAAATACAACAATGTGGCTAAGCAATTTAATGTCAAATTGGAGAATATGATATCAAAGATAAGTAAGGAGCTACCACAATTGAAGGCTTTGTCGGCAAATCCTTATCATATTTTCAATGATATCATTACAAGACCTTCCTTCTATG GGTTTGAGGAGGCAGAGAAAGCATGTTGTTCCACTGGAACATTTGAGATGAGCTACTTATGCAGTGATAAGAATCCACTTACATGTAAAGATGCAAACAAATATGTGTTTTGGGATGCCTTTCATCCTTCTGAGAAGACAAACCGTATAGCTTCAAATCATTTAATCCCTAAACTTCTAGCAACTTTTAGATGA
- the LOC123881869 gene encoding uncharacterized protein LOC123881869 isoform X1: protein MLSSENIALDEKTLEEELQNAIAEENYAKAAEIRDTLKSLHKDSKTEVLGANNKFYNSFRNGDLAAMQAMWAKRDEVNPMNLVSRNKKIQDISILKGHCQDLLASMQDRHLEHLSQLTVLLGFVMILVSYRFTGTTSRTFESIDTK, encoded by the exons ATGTTGAGTAGCGAGAACATTGCATTAGATGAAAAAACTTTAGAGGAGGAGTTACAGAATGCAATTGCTGAGGAGAATTATGCTAAAGCGGCAGAAATAAGAGATACTCTAAAAAGCCTTCATAAAGATAGCAAGACAGAAGTGCTTGGAGCAAACAACAAGTTTTATAATTCATTCAGGAATGGTGACCTTGCAGCTATGCAAGCAATGTGGGCGAAAAGGGACGAG GTAAACCCTATGAATCTTGTGTCCAGGAACAAAAAGATACAAGATATTTCAATCTTGAAGGGTCATTGCCAAGACCTTCTTGCTTCCATGCAG GACAGACATCTGGAACATTTGAGTCAATTGACAGTGCTTTTGGGGTTTGTAATGATATTAGTGTCATATCGATTTACAGGAACAACATCTAGAACATTTGAGTCAATTGACACAAAATGA
- the LOC123881869 gene encoding uncharacterized protein LOC123881869 isoform X2 — MALSGTALSFNGLSSTLKEFNFSSGLFMNSFNKRHHVCLSSFEPNRLVFGKSERGNQLSISPNQCLKFQMRRLGKPYESCVQEQKDTRYFNLEGSLPRPSCFHAGQTSGTFESIDSAFGVCNDISVISIYRNNI, encoded by the exons ATGGCGCTTTCCGGAACTGCCTTATCCTTCAAT GGACTTTCTTCTACTCTCAAGGAGTTTAATTTCTCGTCGGGTTTGTTCATGAATAGTTTTAACAAGCGACATCATGTTTGTCTGTCATCCTTTGAGCCAAATAGGTTGGTTTTTGGAAAAAGTGAAAGAGGAAACCAACTATCTATTTCTCCTAATCAATGCCTCAAGTTTCAAATGAGAAGATTAG GTAAACCCTATGAATCTTGTGTCCAGGAACAAAAAGATACAAGATATTTCAATCTTGAAGGGTCATTGCCAAGACCTTCTTGCTTCCATGCAG GACAGACATCTGGAACATTTGAGTCAATTGACAGTGCTTTTGGGGTTTGTAATGATATTAGTGTCATATCGATTTACAGGAACAACATCTAG